A single region of the Plantactinospora soyae genome encodes:
- a CDS encoding CPBP family intramembrane glutamic endopeptidase: MMTPPPPGTPYHRLARTERHDWWRPVLGSVLILGGTFMVLCLLTGVAFSAGELADRPNGADGLPTWGPLGDLVLLLAGIAVALPLVLLAAGWVQARPVGTVSSVLGRLRWRWLGVCALVAVPTVLALLGGGLGLLTLTGNADEGGSVDGGWPGWAGFLGAVAVLLALVPLQAAAEEYVFRGWLLQAVGAFLRTPWPAIAVQAVLFAAAHGWGTRWGFVDLMIMAGLTGWLTIRTGGLEAAITLHVVNNVIAFVGSAALGQLAAEETAADAPWEMFVVSVVVHAAYTGVVLWLARRRRLPTVLPWYPTPAGPAPQRSTAPPPPAVDEAYAG; this comes from the coding sequence ATGATGACCCCACCCCCACCGGGTACGCCGTACCACCGGCTGGCCCGGACCGAGCGGCACGACTGGTGGCGACCGGTGCTCGGCAGCGTGCTGATCCTGGGCGGCACCTTCATGGTGCTCTGCCTGCTGACCGGCGTCGCATTCTCGGCCGGCGAACTCGCCGACCGGCCGAACGGCGCCGACGGCCTGCCCACCTGGGGGCCGCTCGGCGACCTCGTACTGCTGCTGGCCGGCATCGCCGTGGCGCTGCCGCTGGTGCTGCTCGCGGCCGGATGGGTGCAGGCCCGCCCGGTGGGGACGGTGTCGTCGGTACTCGGACGGCTGCGCTGGCGCTGGCTCGGTGTCTGCGCCCTGGTCGCCGTGCCGACCGTGCTGGCGCTGCTCGGTGGGGGTCTCGGACTGCTCACGTTGACCGGGAACGCGGACGAGGGCGGGTCGGTCGACGGCGGATGGCCGGGCTGGGCCGGCTTCCTCGGCGCCGTGGCCGTGCTGCTTGCGCTGGTGCCGCTCCAGGCGGCCGCCGAGGAGTACGTCTTCCGGGGCTGGCTGCTCCAGGCGGTCGGGGCGTTCCTCCGTACGCCGTGGCCGGCGATCGCCGTCCAGGCGGTGCTGTTCGCGGCGGCACACGGCTGGGGTACCCGGTGGGGCTTCGTCGATCTGATGATCATGGCGGGCCTGACCGGCTGGTTGACCATCCGCACCGGTGGGCTGGAGGCGGCGATCACCCTGCACGTGGTGAACAACGTGATCGCCTTCGTCGGCTCCGCCGCGCTCGGCCAACTCGCCGCCGAGGAGACGGCCGCCGACGCCCCCTGGGAGATGTTCGTGGTCAGCGTGGTGGTGCACGCCGCGTACACCGGGGTGGTGCTCTGGCTCGCCCGCCGTCGCCGGCTGCCGACCGTACTGCCCTGGTACCCGACGCCCGCCGGCCCCGCGCCGCAGCGGTCCACCGCGCCGCCGCCACCGGCGGTGGACGAGGCGTACGCCGGATAG
- a CDS encoding HhH-GPD-type base excision DNA repair protein, translating to MTLSLPIAAEANELLRRDPLALLTGMVLDQQVSMEKAFAGPYELVKRLGHEPDAAELADYDPEALTAIFAERPALHRFPKAMAARVQEVCRALVERYDGDPSRLWSEAEDGRELLKRITELPGFGKQKGQIFVALLGKRFGVQPPGWREAAGDYGIDGVHHSVADVVDDTSLAKVREHKQQMKAAAKAGAAG from the coding sequence ATGACGCTCTCGCTGCCCATCGCTGCCGAAGCCAACGAGTTGCTCCGGCGCGACCCGCTGGCGTTGCTGACGGGCATGGTCCTTGACCAGCAGGTCAGCATGGAGAAGGCCTTCGCCGGCCCGTACGAGCTGGTGAAGCGGCTCGGACACGAGCCGGACGCCGCCGAGTTGGCCGACTACGACCCGGAGGCGCTGACGGCGATCTTCGCCGAGCGCCCCGCCCTGCACCGGTTCCCGAAGGCCATGGCGGCCCGGGTGCAGGAGGTCTGCCGCGCCCTCGTCGAGCGGTACGACGGCGACCCGAGCCGGCTGTGGTCCGAGGCCGAGGACGGCCGGGAACTGCTGAAGCGGATCACCGAGTTGCCGGGGTTCGGCAAGCAGAAGGGGCAGATCTTCGTCGCCCTGCTCGGCAAGCGGTTCGGCGTCCAGCCGCCCGGCTGGCGCGAGGCGGCGGGCGACTACGGCATCGACGGCGTGCACCACTCGGTCGCGGACGTCGTCGACGACACCTCGTTGGCCAAGGTGCGGGAGCACAAGCAGCAGATGAAGGCCGCGGCCAAGGCCGGCGCGGCCGGCTGA
- the sigB gene encoding RNA polymerase sigma factor SigB, with product MVDLDATDERGASADLVRAYLNGIGRTKLLTAVQEVELARRIEAGLYAEEKLTADERLLRGGQPGGTSGALPVDLRGDLMTIVVQGRAAKNHLLEANLRLVVSIAKRYTGRGMAFLDLIQEGNLGLIRAVEKFDYTKGYKFSTYATWWIRQAITRAMADQARTIRIPVHMVEQVNRMVRTRRDLAASLGREPSVAEVAVALGVQEFQVIELISYDREPVSLDQAVGEDGESALGDFVAAVDPRDEPGDAVSQGMLRNEVEIVLATLSHREQAVIRLRFGLDDGRQRTLDEVGREFGLSRERIRQIEKVTLLKLRHPSRADRLESYAS from the coding sequence ATGGTCGACCTCGACGCCACCGACGAGCGGGGCGCGTCGGCCGACCTCGTCCGGGCGTACCTCAACGGTATCGGCCGGACCAAGCTGCTCACCGCGGTGCAGGAAGTGGAGCTGGCCCGTCGGATCGAGGCGGGGCTGTACGCCGAGGAGAAGCTCACCGCCGACGAGCGGCTGCTCCGGGGCGGACAGCCGGGCGGGACGTCCGGGGCGTTGCCGGTGGATCTGCGGGGCGACCTGATGACGATCGTCGTCCAGGGGCGGGCCGCGAAGAACCACCTGCTGGAGGCGAACCTGCGGCTGGTGGTCAGCATCGCGAAGCGGTACACCGGGCGGGGCATGGCGTTCCTGGACCTGATCCAGGAGGGCAACCTCGGCCTGATCCGCGCCGTCGAGAAGTTCGACTACACCAAGGGCTACAAGTTCTCCACCTACGCCACCTGGTGGATCCGCCAGGCCATCACCCGCGCCATGGCCGACCAGGCCCGCACCATCCGCATCCCGGTGCACATGGTCGAGCAGGTCAACCGGATGGTCCGGACCCGTCGGGACCTGGCCGCCTCACTGGGCCGGGAGCCGAGCGTCGCCGAGGTCGCCGTCGCGCTGGGCGTACAGGAGTTCCAGGTCATCGAGCTGATCTCGTACGACCGGGAGCCGGTGAGCCTGGACCAGGCGGTCGGCGAGGACGGTGAGAGCGCCCTCGGTGACTTCGTCGCGGCGGTCGACCCGCGCGACGAGCCGGGCGACGCGGTCTCCCAGGGCATGCTCCGCAACGAGGTGGAGATCGTGCTGGCGACGCTGTCGCACCGCGAGCAGGCGGTGATCCGGCTGCGCTTCGGCCTGGACGACGGTCGGCAGCGCACCCTCGACGAGGTGGGCCGCGAGTTCGGGCTGTCCCGGGAGCGGATCCGTCAGATCGAGAAGGTGACCCTGCTCAAGCTGCGCCACCCGTCCCGCGCCGACCGACTCGAGTCGTACGCGAGCTGA
- the dtd gene encoding D-aminoacyl-tRNA deacylase: MRAVVQTVGRASVTVDGEVVGAISDGLLVLLGVTHSDTPATAETMARKVHELRILDDERSASDVGAPLLVVSQFTLYGDARKGRRPSWGAAAPAELAEPLVTAFVEALRLRGAKVETGRFRTHMLVESVNVGPRTVLLDL; encoded by the coding sequence GTGCGGGCGGTGGTGCAGACGGTCGGCCGGGCCAGCGTGACGGTGGACGGCGAGGTGGTCGGGGCGATCTCCGACGGCCTGCTGGTACTGCTCGGGGTGACCCACTCGGACACTCCGGCGACCGCCGAGACCATGGCCCGGAAGGTGCACGAGCTGCGGATCCTGGACGACGAGCGGTCCGCCTCGGACGTCGGCGCACCGCTGCTGGTGGTCAGCCAGTTCACCCTGTACGGCGACGCCCGCAAGGGGCGCCGGCCGAGTTGGGGTGCCGCCGCCCCGGCCGAACTGGCCGAGCCGCTGGTGACCGCGTTCGTCGAGGCGCTCCGGCTCCGTGGTGCCAAGGTGGAGACCGGCCGGTTCCGGACCCACATGCTGGTCGAGAGCGTGAACGTCGGCCCACGTACGGTGCTGCTCGACCTCTGA
- a CDS encoding DUF7782 domain-containing protein: MDGDDMLLSPAGVDQLRQALLGAAYTSSGIAERLGPQATSAMARNDFRAALRATGERDPLDTLIRLFVCGQTEPEPAVRAALAPLPLADALAAGLVERVDSGLRQAIDLEPYGDSWWVLSDVPASARPGLPLPADHVLGIGGATTTLVGATIRRPVGSALDLGTGSGVQALHLAEHARSVTATDVSDRSLRFAATTAALNGHRWELLQGDLVSPVAGRRFDLVVSNPPFVVGPGTTTHSYRDSGRVGDGVAAELAAAAPGLLTEGGTMQYLANWLHVAGEDWGERVAGWFAGTGLDAWVIQREVADPMAYVDLWLADASEAADPHRAAAWLDWFDAQKVEAVGFGVVNLRRAGHTDPVVRIEDLRQVVQPPMGEQIAAWFDRQDWLRARDDDALLATRFRAVDGLRLRQEATMGDEGWAVDRQVLVQPHGLRWTEEVDPLVLALVGGANGQVALREQLAVLAIAHDVPAEDLADAAGPIIAHLVERGVLAPVAD; the protein is encoded by the coding sequence GTGGACGGAGACGACATGCTGCTGTCACCCGCTGGGGTGGACCAGCTCCGGCAGGCCCTGCTCGGCGCGGCGTACACGTCGAGCGGCATCGCGGAGCGGCTCGGGCCGCAGGCGACCAGCGCGATGGCCCGGAACGACTTCCGGGCGGCGCTGCGGGCCACCGGGGAACGTGACCCGCTCGACACGCTGATCCGGCTCTTCGTCTGCGGCCAGACCGAGCCGGAGCCGGCCGTACGGGCGGCGCTCGCACCGCTGCCCCTGGCGGACGCGCTCGCCGCCGGCCTGGTCGAACGGGTCGACTCCGGCCTTCGGCAGGCCATCGACCTGGAGCCGTACGGTGACTCCTGGTGGGTGCTCTCGGACGTGCCCGCGAGCGCCCGGCCCGGCCTGCCGCTCCCCGCCGACCACGTACTCGGGATCGGCGGGGCCACCACCACCCTGGTCGGTGCGACGATCCGGCGCCCGGTCGGCAGCGCGCTCGACCTCGGTACCGGCAGCGGTGTGCAGGCCCTGCACCTGGCCGAGCACGCCCGCTCGGTCACCGCCACCGACGTCTCCGACCGGTCGCTGCGGTTCGCGGCGACCACGGCCGCGTTGAACGGACACCGCTGGGAGCTGCTTCAGGGTGATCTCGTCAGCCCTGTCGCCGGTCGCCGGTTCGACCTGGTGGTGAGCAACCCGCCGTTCGTGGTCGGCCCCGGAACCACCACGCACAGCTACCGCGACTCGGGCCGGGTCGGGGACGGGGTCGCCGCCGAGCTGGCCGCCGCCGCCCCGGGCCTGCTCACCGAGGGCGGCACGATGCAGTACCTGGCCAACTGGCTGCACGTGGCCGGGGAGGACTGGGGCGAGCGGGTGGCCGGCTGGTTCGCGGGTACCGGCCTGGACGCCTGGGTGATCCAGCGCGAGGTCGCCGATCCGATGGCGTACGTCGACCTGTGGCTGGCCGACGCCAGCGAGGCCGCCGATCCGCACCGGGCGGCGGCCTGGCTGGACTGGTTCGACGCGCAGAAGGTGGAGGCGGTCGGCTTCGGCGTGGTGAACCTGCGTCGGGCCGGCCACACCGATCCGGTGGTCCGGATCGAGGACCTTCGGCAGGTGGTGCAGCCGCCGATGGGCGAGCAGATCGCCGCCTGGTTCGATCGACAGGACTGGCTGCGGGCCCGCGACGACGACGCGCTGCTGGCCACCCGGTTCCGGGCGGTCGACGGGCTGCGCCTGCGTCAGGAGGCGACGATGGGCGACGAGGGCTGGGCGGTGGACCGGCAGGTACTCGTCCAGCCGCACGGGCTGCGCTGGACCGAGGAGGTCGATCCGCTGGTGCTCGCCCTGGTCGGCGGGGCCAACGGGCAGGTGGCGCTGCGCGAGCAGCTCGCGGTGCTGGCGATCGCGCACGACGTACCGGCGGAGGATCTTGCCGACGCGGCCGGGCCGATCATCGCGCACCTGGTCGAGCGCGGCGTTCTCGCGCCCGTGGCAGACTGA
- a CDS encoding lytic polysaccharide monooxygenase auxiliary activity family 9 protein, with the protein MKLLRKLTVVGVAAVLTAGLLTAISPNAASAHGALMLPASRTYACYQDGLTPQGNIVNKNAGCVAAANISGVSPLYNWFSVLRSDGAGRTRGFVPDGQLCSGGNSTFRGWDLARGDFPKAQVSSGATVQFRYSNWAAHPGRFDLYVTRNGWSPTRALTWNDIESTPFSSVVNPPQNGSVGSQSGHYYWSGRLPSGKSGHHIIYSVWTRSDSQETFYGCSDVTF; encoded by the coding sequence GTGAAACTGCTGCGCAAACTGACGGTCGTCGGCGTCGCCGCCGTACTGACCGCCGGGCTCCTGACCGCGATCTCGCCGAACGCGGCATCCGCACACGGTGCGCTGATGCTGCCGGCCAGCCGCACCTACGCGTGCTACCAGGACGGTCTGACCCCGCAGGGCAACATCGTGAACAAGAACGCCGGCTGCGTCGCCGCGGCGAACATCAGTGGAGTCAGCCCGCTCTACAACTGGTTCAGCGTGCTCCGCTCCGACGGTGCCGGCCGGACCCGGGGCTTCGTCCCGGACGGCCAACTGTGCAGCGGTGGCAACTCCACCTTCCGGGGCTGGGACCTGGCCCGGGGCGACTTCCCGAAGGCCCAGGTCAGCTCCGGCGCGACCGTCCAGTTCCGGTACAGCAACTGGGCCGCCCACCCGGGCCGGTTCGACCTGTACGTCACCCGGAACGGCTGGAGCCCCACCCGCGCGCTGACCTGGAACGACATCGAGTCGACGCCGTTCTCCTCGGTCGTCAACCCGCCGCAGAACGGGAGCGTGGGCAGCCAGAGCGGCCACTACTACTGGAGCGGACGACTGCCGTCCGGCAAGAGCGGCCACCACATCATCTACTCCGTGTGGACCCGCTCCGACAGCCAGGAGACCTTCTACGGCTGCTCGGACGTGACCTTCTAG
- a CDS encoding cupin domain-containing protein has translation MTTPSRPDLAEQLDLAPHPEGGWFRETWRSTHTFTPDGYAGPRSAATAIYFLLQPGERSRWHVVRSTELWLWHSGGPLRLWLAGSADVPGAEPAEIRLGPDVAAGEHPQAVVPGGVWQAAEPAGDQPVLVSCVVAPGFDFADFQLA, from the coding sequence GTGACGACACCGAGCCGACCCGACCTCGCCGAACAGCTCGACCTGGCCCCACACCCCGAGGGCGGCTGGTTCCGGGAGACCTGGCGGTCGACGCACACCTTCACCCCCGACGGGTACGCCGGACCGCGTTCCGCGGCGACCGCGATCTACTTCCTGCTCCAGCCGGGCGAGCGCTCCCGCTGGCACGTGGTGCGCTCCACGGAGCTGTGGCTGTGGCACTCGGGCGGCCCGCTCCGGCTGTGGCTGGCCGGCTCGGCGGACGTGCCCGGCGCGGAGCCGGCGGAGATCCGGCTCGGCCCCGACGTGGCTGCCGGGGAGCATCCGCAGGCGGTCGTTCCGGGCGGCGTCTGGCAGGCGGCGGAACCCGCCGGTGACCAGCCGGTGCTGGTCAGCTGCGTGGTGGCACCCGGGTTCGACTTCGCCGACTTCCAACTGGCCTGA
- a CDS encoding nuclear transport factor 2 family protein translates to MNDFKSLVDQYLELWNEPDADVRSKGIADLFVAEATYTDPLADVGGHGGIGAVISGAREMFPGLVFEPTGLLDGHHDIVRFGWQLVPSGGGEPVVVGFDVAGITEDGRIRAVYGFLDKVPG, encoded by the coding sequence GTGAACGACTTCAAGAGCCTTGTCGACCAGTACCTCGAGCTGTGGAACGAGCCGGACGCCGACGTACGGTCGAAGGGGATCGCCGACCTCTTCGTGGCGGAGGCCACGTACACCGATCCGCTCGCCGACGTCGGGGGACACGGCGGCATCGGAGCGGTGATCAGCGGAGCCCGCGAGATGTTTCCCGGTCTGGTCTTCGAGCCGACCGGGTTACTCGACGGCCACCACGACATCGTCCGGTTCGGCTGGCAACTCGTACCGTCCGGTGGCGGGGAGCCCGTCGTCGTCGGTTTCGACGTCGCCGGGATCACCGAGGACGGCCGGATCCGGGCGGTCTACGGCTTCCTGGACAAGGTCCCCGGCTGA
- a CDS encoding sensor histidine kinase, with amino-acid sequence MRLVRDWLLPVVLAGAQLAYWPGSRLGGGGPVDPELVAGLVATVGCAVALGWRRHAPVLALGAVLLAQALGRLAVDPDALLVVVSADVIALYSVAVRRPLRIAGPAVAVAFAQTAVLGLLVYGFGATYLGEVLLGLAVYPVTLGLGRSRRRWHAARTAAAQRLAEAEADRQRAASTERHRLARELHDVSAHHLTAIVVTAGAALRLADRRPELVAEAVGFSARTGRETLTALHRLVAVIRSAEQQDRRPLEVRLAELADGFRRLGQPVRVEPDPIPVEQPELPPAVAEAVYGIAREALTNALRHAPGSAVRLRIARHPASVQIVVGDEGGGVPGKAAELGSGRGVPGMRDRAASLGGTLTAGPEATGWRVRATLPLAAPVGSAGRPGWRRPSWARVVDALVVLGVLALTVAPVLPVDGSAGAGSGSAGLLVGLVMAAHAVPLLWRRRRPWAALSGVLGSAALWPVAVVGVPLPGESAEVLVAGAICEFVVVYAVAGYARPAPNTLLAIPVTALSLAAALTASAAVDGSMAGQPVRPDAPMTEELGLLVTLLYVLPGWLAMAGVLTVPLGAVWLLGAALRRRRTGVLAREADAVARTAASAVEAARWERARIAAGLRAAVLDRAGQVVAAADEGRLDVVVERARSTLTAMRGLLDTLRADAGAERRAPQPTVGAIARLCADQRAAGRLVEASVPVAPGPLPADVDVSAYRVVELALAAGDPGPIAVDLRYGDGGLRIVVAGAPSATDPVIVAGLRARVGALGGEVAVDVPAGRLDVWLPTPVPAPPGRVGSGRRPVGSGRLSIGDEEVATSSSG; translated from the coding sequence ATGAGACTGGTCCGGGACTGGCTGCTGCCGGTGGTGCTGGCCGGGGCGCAACTGGCGTACTGGCCGGGCTCCCGGCTGGGCGGTGGTGGCCCGGTCGACCCGGAGTTGGTCGCCGGCCTGGTGGCGACCGTCGGATGCGCGGTCGCGCTGGGCTGGCGCCGCCACGCGCCGGTGTTGGCGCTGGGCGCCGTCCTGCTCGCCCAGGCCCTGGGCCGGCTCGCGGTGGACCCCGACGCGCTGCTCGTGGTCGTCAGCGCGGACGTGATCGCGCTCTACTCGGTGGCGGTACGCCGGCCGCTCCGGATCGCCGGTCCGGCGGTCGCCGTCGCCTTCGCCCAGACGGCGGTGCTGGGCCTGCTGGTCTACGGGTTCGGCGCCACCTACCTGGGCGAGGTGCTGTTGGGGCTGGCGGTGTATCCGGTGACGCTGGGCCTCGGGCGGAGCCGCCGGCGGTGGCACGCCGCCCGGACCGCCGCCGCGCAGCGGCTCGCCGAGGCCGAGGCGGACCGGCAGCGGGCGGCCAGCACCGAACGGCACCGGCTGGCCCGGGAACTGCACGACGTCAGCGCCCACCACCTGACCGCGATCGTGGTGACGGCGGGAGCGGCGCTCCGGCTCGCCGACCGCCGCCCGGAACTCGTCGCCGAGGCGGTCGGGTTCTCGGCGCGTACCGGCCGGGAGACGCTGACCGCGTTGCACCGGTTGGTGGCGGTGATCCGCAGCGCCGAGCAGCAGGACCGCCGGCCCCTGGAGGTACGGCTCGCGGAACTCGCCGACGGCTTCCGGCGACTGGGGCAACCGGTGCGGGTCGAACCGGACCCGATCCCGGTGGAGCAGCCCGAACTTCCGCCGGCGGTCGCCGAGGCGGTGTACGGGATCGCCCGGGAGGCGCTCACGAACGCCCTGCGGCACGCGCCGGGTTCCGCCGTCCGGCTGCGGATCGCCCGCCATCCGGCCTCGGTGCAGATCGTGGTGGGCGACGAGGGTGGCGGCGTACCGGGGAAGGCGGCGGAACTCGGCTCGGGGCGGGGCGTACCGGGGATGCGGGACCGGGCCGCCTCGCTGGGCGGGACGCTGACCGCCGGCCCGGAGGCGACGGGTTGGCGGGTCCGGGCGACGCTTCCGCTGGCCGCTCCGGTCGGGTCCGCCGGTCGACCGGGCTGGCGTCGTCCGAGCTGGGCACGGGTGGTGGACGCCCTCGTCGTACTGGGCGTGCTGGCGCTCACGGTCGCCCCGGTGCTGCCGGTCGACGGGTCGGCAGGGGCCGGATCCGGTTCCGCCGGGCTGCTGGTGGGGCTGGTGATGGCGGCGCACGCCGTACCGCTGCTGTGGCGGCGTCGCCGGCCCTGGGCAGCGCTGTCCGGGGTGCTCGGCAGCGCCGCGCTGTGGCCGGTCGCCGTCGTCGGCGTGCCGTTGCCGGGGGAGTCGGCCGAGGTGCTGGTCGCCGGGGCGATCTGCGAGTTCGTCGTGGTCTACGCGGTCGCCGGGTACGCCCGCCCGGCCCCGAACACGCTGCTGGCGATACCGGTCACGGCGCTGAGCCTCGCCGCCGCGTTGACGGCGTCGGCCGCAGTCGACGGCTCGATGGCCGGTCAGCCGGTCCGGCCCGACGCCCCGATGACCGAAGAACTGGGTCTGCTGGTCACGCTGTTGTACGTACTTCCCGGATGGCTGGCCATGGCGGGCGTGCTGACGGTTCCGCTCGGCGCGGTCTGGTTGCTCGGTGCCGCGCTCCGGCGGCGCCGGACCGGAGTCCTGGCCCGTGAGGCGGACGCGGTGGCCCGGACGGCCGCGAGCGCGGTCGAGGCGGCCCGGTGGGAACGGGCCCGGATCGCCGCCGGGCTGCGCGCCGCCGTCCTGGACCGGGCCGGGCAGGTGGTGGCGGCCGCCGACGAGGGCCGGCTGGACGTGGTGGTGGAGCGGGCCCGGTCCACCCTCACCGCGATGCGTGGCCTGCTCGACACCCTGCGGGCGGACGCCGGAGCGGAGCGCCGGGCTCCGCAGCCGACGGTCGGGGCGATCGCGCGGCTCTGCGCGGACCAGCGGGCGGCCGGGCGGCTGGTCGAGGCGTCCGTGCCGGTGGCGCCGGGTCCGCTGCCGGCGGACGTGGACGTGTCCGCGTACCGGGTCGTCGAGCTCGCCCTGGCCGCCGGGGACCCCGGACCGATCGCCGTCGATCTCCGGTACGGTGACGGCGGCCTGCGGATCGTGGTGGCCGGCGCGCCGTCCGCCACCGATCCGGTGATCGTGGCGGGGCTGCGGGCCCGGGTCGGCGCGCTCGGCGGCGAGGTGGCGGTGGACGTACCGGCCGGCCGACTCGACGTGTGGCTGCCGACGCCCGTACCGGCACCGCCGGGTCGGGTCGGTTCCGGCCGGCGGCCGGTCGGTTCCGGCCGCCTGTCGATCGGGGACGAGGAGGTGGCGACATCGTCGTCCGGATAA
- a CDS encoding response regulator — translation MVVDDQPVVRAGFAAIVDAEPDLVVVAEAGDGADAVRRAEESRPDVVLMDIRMPGMDGLAATRALTAAAAGPRVLVLTTFDLDAYVFEALQVGASGFLLKDAEPADLLAAIRVVAAGEGMLAPAVTRRLIDSFAAGRLIVPPPMADTVSGLTGREREVFERIAAGLSNAEIGAELGVATGTVKAHVNALLSKLGVRDRVQATILAYDLGLARPRARRPE, via the coding sequence ATGGTGGTGGACGACCAGCCCGTGGTCCGGGCCGGGTTCGCCGCGATCGTCGATGCCGAACCCGACCTGGTGGTGGTCGCGGAGGCCGGCGACGGTGCGGACGCGGTACGCCGGGCCGAGGAGAGCCGGCCGGACGTGGTGCTGATGGACATCCGGATGCCCGGGATGGACGGGCTCGCCGCGACCCGGGCACTCACCGCCGCCGCGGCCGGTCCCCGGGTGCTGGTGCTCACCACCTTCGACCTCGACGCGTACGTCTTCGAGGCGCTCCAGGTCGGTGCCTCCGGATTTCTGCTCAAGGACGCCGAGCCCGCCGACCTGCTGGCGGCGATCCGGGTGGTCGCCGCCGGCGAGGGGATGCTCGCGCCGGCGGTCACCCGACGGCTGATCGACTCGTTCGCCGCCGGCCGGTTGATCGTCCCGCCGCCGATGGCCGACACGGTGTCCGGCCTCACCGGCCGGGAACGGGAGGTGTTCGAGCGGATCGCCGCCGGCCTCTCCAACGCGGAGATCGGCGCGGAGTTGGGCGTCGCCACCGGCACCGTGAAGGCGCACGTCAACGCCCTGCTGAGCAAGCTCGGCGTACGGGACCGGGTGCAGGCGACGATTCTGGCGTACGACCTGGGGCTGGCCCGGCCACGTGCGCGCCGGCCGGAGTAG
- a CDS encoding sporulation protein, whose amino-acid sequence MVFKRLMQAMGVGGPSVETVLTNPNCRPGGQLEGQIHVAGGDHPVDIEYVSLGLVTRVEVESGDSEYSSTQEFHRQRATGPFRLESGARRDIPFRFDVPWETPITEIGGRHLHGMTMGLRTELEVARAVDKGDLDPVAVYPLPAQERILNALTQLGFRFTRADVERGHIYGVQQSLPFYQEIEFYPAPQYARAINQLELTFVATPQQLQIVLELDKRGGLFTEGRDAFGRFSLDHATADRTDWTSQLDGWLRQSLQKRGLSF is encoded by the coding sequence GTGGTCTTCAAACGGTTGATGCAGGCGATGGGCGTGGGCGGTCCGTCGGTCGAGACGGTGCTGACCAATCCGAACTGCCGGCCCGGCGGTCAGCTGGAGGGGCAGATCCACGTCGCCGGCGGTGACCATCCGGTGGACATCGAGTACGTCTCGCTGGGCCTGGTCACCCGGGTCGAGGTGGAGAGCGGCGACAGCGAGTACAGCAGCACCCAGGAGTTCCACCGCCAGCGGGCGACCGGCCCGTTCCGGCTGGAGAGCGGAGCACGGCGCGACATCCCGTTCCGCTTCGACGTGCCGTGGGAGACCCCGATCACCGAGATCGGCGGCCGGCACCTGCACGGCATGACCATGGGGCTGCGGACCGAGCTGGAGGTGGCCCGCGCGGTGGACAAGGGCGACCTCGACCCGGTCGCGGTCTATCCGCTGCCGGCGCAGGAGCGCATCCTGAACGCCCTCACCCAGCTCGGTTTCCGGTTCACCCGGGCCGACGTCGAGCGCGGACACATCTACGGCGTCCAGCAGTCGCTGCCGTTCTACCAGGAGATCGAGTTCTATCCCGCCCCCCAGTACGCCCGGGCGATCAACCAGCTGGAGCTGACGTTCGTCGCCACGCCGCAGCAGTTGCAGATCGTGCTGGAGCTGGACAAGCGGGGTGGGCTGTTCACCGAGGGCCGCGATGCGTTCGGCCGGTTCAGTCTGGACCACGCCACCGCCGACCGGACCGACTGGACCAGCCAGCTCGACGGCTGGTTGCGCCAGTCGCTACAGAAGCGCGGCCTGTCCTTCTGA